In the genome of Candidatus Dormiibacterota bacterium, one region contains:
- a CDS encoding NAD(P)/FAD-dependent oxidoreductase, giving the protein MNVEDAQAMTTVEHSPAPAEAAPLPAAVDVAIVGGGFSGLAMAVRLLQEGNRDFVVLERGGDVGGTWRDNSYPGCACDVPSHLYSFSFAPNPEWSSTFSPQPEIQAYLRGVAEEQGVLPHVHLNCEMRDAAWDERTQRWRIETTQGPLSARVLVTAAGPLSEPSIPRLPGLDRFRGTTFHSATWDHEHDLAGERVAVIGTGASAIQFVPRIQPRVGALHVFQRTPPWIMPRPARPITGAERAVYRRLPAAQRLMRNAIYWGRELYALPLVRARLAPVVEAVARMHLRRQVPDPRLRARLTPDYAPGCKRILISDDYLPALSRDNVEVVTDGIAEVREHSIVTRDGRERAVDTIIFGTGFHVTDVPIAGRVRGGDGRSLAEVWAGGMAAHRGTTVAGFPNLFLLLGPNTGLGHTSVVLMAEAQAGYVVEALRHMRAWSVGAIAVRPAAQAAFNDRVQRAMAGTVWTAGGCASWYLDGNGRNTTLWPDFSFRFRRLVRHFDAESYETLPAPPVIEAVPAAAVEVAA; this is encoded by the coding sequence ATGAACGTGGAGGACGCGCAGGCCATGACCACCGTCGAGCACTCCCCCGCCCCGGCCGAGGCGGCTCCGCTGCCCGCGGCGGTCGACGTCGCCATCGTGGGCGGCGGCTTCTCGGGCCTGGCGATGGCCGTCCGCCTCCTCCAGGAGGGGAACCGCGACTTCGTCGTCCTCGAGCGCGGCGGCGACGTCGGCGGCACCTGGCGCGACAACTCCTACCCCGGCTGCGCCTGCGACGTGCCCAGCCACCTCTACTCGTTCTCCTTCGCGCCCAACCCGGAGTGGAGCTCGACCTTCTCGCCCCAGCCCGAGATCCAGGCCTACCTGCGCGGCGTCGCCGAGGAGCAGGGCGTGCTCCCCCACGTCCACCTGAACTGCGAGATGCGGGATGCGGCGTGGGACGAGCGCACCCAGCGCTGGCGGATCGAGACCACGCAGGGCCCGCTCTCGGCGCGGGTGCTGGTGACCGCCGCGGGACCGCTCAGCGAGCCGTCGATCCCCCGCCTGCCCGGACTCGACCGCTTCCGGGGCACGACCTTCCACTCCGCGACCTGGGACCACGAGCACGACCTCGCCGGCGAGCGGGTGGCGGTGATCGGCACCGGCGCCTCGGCGATCCAGTTCGTGCCCAGGATCCAGCCCCGGGTCGGCGCCCTGCACGTCTTCCAGCGCACCCCGCCGTGGATCATGCCGCGCCCGGCGCGCCCGATCACCGGCGCCGAGCGCGCCGTCTACCGGCGCCTGCCGGCGGCGCAGCGGCTGATGCGCAACGCGATCTACTGGGGACGCGAGCTCTATGCGCTGCCGCTGGTGCGCGCCCGGCTCGCGCCGGTGGTCGAGGCGGTCGCCCGCATGCACCTCCGGCGGCAGGTCCCCGACCCCCGGCTGCGCGCCCGGCTCACCCCCGACTACGCGCCGGGCTGCAAGCGGATCCTCATCTCCGACGACTACCTCCCGGCGCTCTCCCGGGACAACGTCGAGGTGGTCACCGACGGCATCGCCGAGGTGCGCGAGCACTCGATCGTCACCCGCGACGGGCGCGAGCGCGCCGTCGACACCATCATCTTCGGCACCGGGTTCCACGTCACCGACGTGCCGATCGCCGGTCGGGTACGCGGCGGCGACGGCCGCAGCCTCGCCGAGGTGTGGGCCGGCGGCATGGCGGCGCACCGGGGGACCACGGTGGCCGGCTTCCCCAACCTGTTCCTGCTGCTCGGCCCCAACACCGGGCTCGGCCACACCTCGGTGGTTCTGATGGCCGAGGCGCAGGCGGGATACGTGGTCGAGGCGCTGCGCCACATGCGCGCATGGTCGGTGGGCGCGATCGCGGTGCGGCCGGCGGCACAGGCCGCCTTCAACGACCGGGTGCAGCGCGCCATGGCCGGCACGGTGTGGACCGCGGGCGGCTGCGCCAGCTGGTATCTGGACGGCAATGGCAGGAACACCACGCTCTGGCCCGACTTCAGCTTCCGCTTCCGCAGGCTGGTGCGCCACTTCGACGCGGAGAGCTACGAGACGCTGCCCGCCCCGCCCGTGATCGAGGCGGTGCCGGCGGCCGCGGTGGAGGTGGCGGCCTGA
- a CDS encoding YceI family protein, which yields MAQLATQSQASLPPAGTWAIDPSHSSIEFSVRHLMAARVRGHFTRFSGTVVVGETLEESSVAAEIDAASIDTRSPDRDAHLRSADFLDVEHHPTLTFRSTALRHAGGQEWRIDGELTIRGITRPVTLDATYHGSMRDPWGNERLGAHATTTIDRDEYGLTWNQPLETGGLLLGKKVEIEIDVEAVRS from the coding sequence ATGGCACAGCTGGCGACCCAGTCCCAGGCCTCCCTGCCGCCCGCCGGGACCTGGGCGATCGACCCCTCGCATTCCTCGATCGAATTCTCGGTGCGCCATCTGATGGCGGCGAGGGTCCGCGGGCACTTCACCCGGTTCTCGGGCACGGTGGTGGTGGGGGAGACCCTCGAGGAGTCCTCGGTCGCCGCGGAGATCGACGCCGCGAGCATCGACACCCGCTCGCCGGACCGCGACGCGCACCTGCGCTCCGCCGACTTCCTCGACGTCGAGCACCACCCCACGCTCACCTTCCGGAGCACCGCGCTGCGCCACGCCGGCGGTCAGGAGTGGCGCATCGACGGGGAGCTCACCATCCGCGGGATCACCCGGCCGGTGACCCTCGACGCGACGTACCACGGCAGCATGCGCGATCCCTGGGGCAACGAGCGCCTCGGCGCGCACGCCACCACCACCATCGACCGCGATGAGTACGGCCTCACCTGGAACCAGCCGCTCGAGACCGGCGGCCTGCTGCTCGGAAAGAAGGTCGAGATCGAGATCGATGTCGAGGCGGTCCGCAGCTGA
- a CDS encoding SRPBCC family protein, with translation MTPTTETDVTTQVYRVYIRATPQAIWDAITKPEWTERYGYGGSSEFDLRPGGGYRWLTTAEMREMGAPEVGMDGEVVESDPPHRLVQTWRMLMEPGLAAEGFTRLTYEIREVRDGVTRLTVTHDLQGAPQMASLVAGAHEQQGAGGGWAWVLSGLKTLLETGESLPA, from the coding sequence ATGACCCCGACGACCGAGACGGACGTGACCACCCAGGTCTACCGCGTGTACATCCGGGCGACGCCGCAGGCGATCTGGGACGCGATCACCAAGCCCGAGTGGACGGAGCGGTACGGCTATGGCGGATCTTCGGAGTTCGACCTGCGACCGGGCGGCGGCTACCGCTGGCTGACGACCGCCGAGATGCGGGAGATGGGCGCGCCCGAGGTGGGTATGGACGGCGAGGTCGTGGAGTCGGACCCGCCCCACCGGCTCGTCCAGACCTGGCGCATGCTGATGGAGCCCGGTCTCGCGGCGGAGGGGTTCACCCGCCTCACCTACGAGATCCGCGAGGTCAGGGACGGCGTCACCAGGCTGACGGTGACCCACGATCTCCAGGGCGCGCCGCAGATGGCGTCGCTGGTCGCCGGGGCCCACGAGCAGCAGGGCGCGGGCGGTGGCTGGGCCTGGGTGCTCAGCGGTCTCAAGACGCTGCTCGAGACCGGCGAGTCGCTCCCGGCCTGA
- a CDS encoding GNAT family N-acetyltransferase gives MRVRPIDPDDKDGLRATFHRLSPESRYRRFFAAMPQISDAMLAYFTEVDHHDHEALIALDGDQTVGVARYIRSAEDAEIAEVAVAVVDEWHGRGLGRVLLERLAWRARHEGVRRFSAVVMADNPRAIRVIRGLGDSESARDGPHLELRVELPARRGIGRDLNRLLRETAAGSLVFVGGAVRHAVASAQPRARADAVSRPSGGELRTILAGTDGSATAELAVRQAVTLASRFGSRLHLVSAHGLGGGAGPPEDLRSVPDSLSDLGWQVTTAHDAEATLARVAAPIRAAGVDVVTHARRGDPVQVLLAIAEEEVADLIVVGSRGVRGPRRLVVGSIAGSVVRLAPCGVYVVRTG, from the coding sequence GTGCGGGTTCGCCCGATCGACCCGGATGACAAGGACGGGCTGCGCGCCACCTTCCACCGCCTGAGTCCGGAGTCGCGGTACCGGCGCTTCTTCGCCGCGATGCCCCAGATCAGCGATGCGATGCTCGCCTACTTCACCGAGGTCGACCATCACGACCACGAGGCGCTGATCGCGCTCGACGGCGACCAGACCGTCGGGGTCGCTCGCTACATCCGCTCCGCCGAGGACGCGGAGATCGCCGAGGTGGCGGTGGCGGTGGTCGACGAGTGGCACGGGCGCGGCCTGGGACGGGTGCTGCTCGAACGCCTCGCGTGGAGGGCGCGCCACGAGGGGGTCCGGCGCTTCAGCGCCGTGGTGATGGCCGACAACCCGCGGGCGATCCGGGTCATCCGCGGGCTCGGCGACAGCGAGTCGGCTCGCGATGGGCCCCATCTCGAGCTCCGGGTCGAGCTGCCCGCGCGCCGCGGCATCGGCCGGGACCTGAACCGGCTGCTCCGCGAGACCGCGGCCGGCTCGCTGGTCTTCGTCGGCGGGGCGGTGCGGCACGCGGTCGCGTCGGCGCAGCCCCGCGCCCGGGCCGACGCGGTGTCGCGGCCGTCCGGCGGAGAGCTGCGCACGATCCTGGCCGGCACCGACGGCTCGGCCACCGCGGAGCTGGCGGTCCGGCAGGCGGTAACCCTGGCGTCGCGCTTCGGCTCGCGCCTCCATCTCGTCAGCGCCCATGGGCTCGGTGGCGGTGCCGGCCCTCCCGAGGATCTGCGCTCGGTGCCCGACAGCCTCTCCGACCTGGGCTGGCAGGTGACCACCGCGCACGATGCCGAGGCAACACTGGCCAGGGTGGCGGCGCCGATCCGGGCCGCCGGGGTCGACGTCGTCACCCACGCCCGGCGCGGCGACCCGGTGCAGGTGCTGCTCGCGATCGCGGAGGAGGAGGTCGCGGACCTGATCGTGGTCGGGAGCAGGGGGGTGCGCGGCCCCCGCCGCCTGGTGGTCGGCAGCATCGCCGGCAGCGTCGTCCGCCTCGCACCCTGCGGGGTGTACGTCGTCCGCACCGGCTGA
- a CDS encoding metalloregulator ArsR/SmtB family transcription factor yields MTDDDRVFKALADPTRRFLLDLLFTRDGRTLTELESELEMTRFGVMKHLRLLEDAGLVVARRSGREKLHFLNPVPIRLIHDRWIDKYTEGRVSALVELKNELEKENA; encoded by the coding sequence ATGACCGACGACGACCGGGTGTTCAAGGCGCTCGCCGACCCCACGCGCCGCTTCCTGCTCGACCTCCTCTTCACGCGTGACGGCCGCACGCTCACGGAGCTGGAGTCGGAGCTGGAGATGACGCGCTTCGGGGTCATGAAACACCTGCGCCTCCTCGAGGACGCCGGCCTCGTCGTCGCCCGCCGGTCGGGCAGGGAGAAGCTGCACTTCCTCAACCCGGTGCCGATCCGCCTGATCCACGACCGGTGGATCGACAAGTACACCGAGGGCCGCGTGTCGGCCCTCGTCGAGCTCAAGAACGAGCTGGAGAAGGAGAACGCATGA
- the glnII gene encoding glutamine synthetase GlnII, producing the protein MTYKAEYIWIDGTQPTAQLRSKMKILPDGAQPGIWGFDGSSTNQAPGRASDCVLQPVCIVADPIRGGSNILVMCEVLLTDMTPHPTNTRALLREVVARYESQQPIFGIEQEYTLFKDGRPLGFPEGGFPAPQGPYYCSVGAGLSFGRRISEDHATACIEAGLAICGTNAEVMPGQWEFQIGPVAPLEVSDHLWLARWLLHRIAEDHGVVFSIDSKPMPGDWNGAGAHTNFSTLSMRETYDAVITACEALAANPLEHVRSYGHGIEERLTGQHETAPWNAFSYGVSDRGASVRIPWQVAGEGRGYIEDRRPNANMDPYVVTRLIVGTCCEALAAREMATAM; encoded by the coding sequence ATGACCTACAAAGCCGAGTACATCTGGATCGACGGAACCCAGCCCACGGCACAGCTTCGCTCGAAGATGAAGATCCTCCCCGACGGCGCGCAGCCGGGCATCTGGGGTTTCGACGGCTCGAGCACCAACCAGGCTCCCGGCAGGGCGAGCGACTGCGTGCTCCAGCCGGTGTGCATCGTCGCCGACCCCATCCGGGGCGGGAGCAACATCCTGGTGATGTGCGAGGTGCTGCTCACCGACATGACCCCGCATCCCACCAACACCCGGGCGCTGCTGCGTGAGGTCGTGGCCAGATACGAGAGCCAGCAGCCGATCTTCGGCATCGAGCAGGAGTACACGCTGTTCAAGGACGGCAGGCCGCTCGGCTTCCCCGAGGGCGGGTTCCCCGCTCCGCAGGGCCCGTACTACTGCAGCGTCGGCGCAGGGCTCTCGTTCGGCCGCAGGATCAGCGAGGACCACGCCACCGCCTGCATCGAGGCCGGGCTCGCCATCTGCGGCACCAACGCCGAGGTCATGCCCGGACAGTGGGAGTTCCAGATCGGTCCGGTGGCTCCGCTCGAGGTCAGCGACCACCTCTGGCTGGCCCGCTGGCTGCTCCACCGCATCGCCGAGGACCACGGCGTCGTCTTCAGCATCGACTCCAAGCCGATGCCCGGGGACTGGAACGGAGCCGGAGCCCACACCAACTTCAGCACCCTCTCGATGCGCGAGACGTACGACGCCGTCATCACCGCCTGCGAGGCGCTCGCGGCCAATCCGCTGGAGCACGTGAGGTCCTACGGCCACGGCATCGAGGAGCGGCTCACCGGCCAGCACGAGACGGCTCCGTGGAACGCGTTCTCGTACGGGGTCAGCGATCGTGGCGCCTCGGTCCGCATCCCCTGGCAGGTGGCCGGCGAGGGCCGCGGCTACATCGAGGACCGGCGGCCCAACGCCAACATGGACCCGTACGTGGTCACCCGTCTGATCGTCGGGACCTGCTGCGAGGCGCTCGCCGCCAGGGAGATGGCCACCGCCATGTAG
- a CDS encoding TetR/AcrR family transcriptional regulator: MAMRMSGPERREQILDATRSIVGGRGFHAVSIEAVSRAAGITRPIVYEHFESLGGLLNALVVRESARALAQVSAALPATLGAGDPREELLAALRGYLDAVRSDPITWRLVLMPPEGAPELLREHIAAGRAMVVARLAEAVRPGFGPGGESPDPELTARMMSALADEGARLLLTDPDQYPVERILAQTGWILDQLGAG; this comes from the coding sequence ATGGCGATGCGGATGAGCGGCCCGGAGCGGCGGGAGCAGATCCTCGACGCGACCCGGTCGATCGTGGGCGGCCGCGGCTTCCACGCGGTCTCGATCGAGGCGGTGTCCCGGGCGGCGGGGATCACCCGGCCGATCGTGTACGAGCACTTCGAGAGCCTCGGCGGCCTGCTCAACGCCCTGGTCGTCCGCGAGAGCGCGCGGGCGCTGGCCCAGGTCTCGGCGGCGCTGCCCGCCACCCTCGGCGCTGGCGACCCCCGCGAGGAGCTGCTGGCGGCACTGCGCGGCTACCTCGACGCGGTGCGGTCCGACCCGATCACCTGGCGGCTGGTGCTGATGCCTCCCGAGGGCGCCCCGGAGCTGCTCCGCGAGCACATCGCCGCGGGCCGCGCGATGGTGGTCGCGCGGCTCGCCGAGGCGGTGCGCCCCGGGTTCGGGCCGGGGGGCGAGTCGCCCGATCCCGAGCTCACCGCCCGGATGATGTCCGCGCTCGCCGACGAGGGTGCGCGGCTGCTGCTCACCGACCCCGACCAGTACCCGGTCGAGCGCATTCTCGCGCAGACCGGCTGGATCCTCGACCAGCTCGGCGCGGGGTGA
- a CDS encoding Hsp20/alpha crystallin family protein yields the protein VERTDDALIVRASVPGFDPDEVTVTVDQGVLTIEAQHQQEDEKREQNFVRRERFVGRMYRQIALPQEVKGDQTRAEFSNGVLTVTIPLEQKSEPRRIPVQPAGEAAASPAPASQEAAPAQG from the coding sequence GTCGAGCGCACCGACGACGCGCTGATCGTCCGCGCCTCGGTCCCAGGGTTCGACCCCGACGAGGTGACGGTCACGGTCGACCAGGGGGTGCTGACCATCGAGGCCCAGCACCAGCAGGAGGACGAGAAGAGAGAGCAGAACTTCGTCCGCAGGGAGCGGTTCGTCGGGCGCATGTACCGCCAGATCGCGCTTCCCCAGGAGGTGAAGGGCGATCAGACTCGCGCGGAGTTCAGCAACGGCGTGCTGACCGTGACCATCCCGCTCGAGCAGAAGTCCGAGCCGAGGAGGATCCCGGTCCAGCCGGCCGGGGAGGCCGCGGCGTCACCGGCGCCCGCGTCGCAGGAGGCCGCGCCGGCCCAGGGCTGA